CGATCCGTTCGAGAAAGCGCCGCTTCTGTTCCTCTTTCGAGACGTTTAAGAAGAACTTAATGATCCGCGTTCCGTTGCGCGCGAGGTGCCGCTCGAAGTTGTTGATCGATTTATAGCGGTGCTTCCAAAACTTCGGCGTCGATACATCCGACTCCGGCAAGCGCTGCGCGTGCAGATACTCCGGATGGACCTTCACGACGAGCACTTCTTCATAGTACGAACGGTTGAAGATGCCGATCCGCCCGCGCTCGGGCAGCGCCTTCGCACAGCGCCAGAGAAAGTCGTGGTCGAGCTCTTCGCTCGAGGGCTGCTTGAAGCTGTAGACTTGGCATCCCTGCGGGTTCACGCCGCTCAACACATGCTTGATCGTGCCGTCTTTCCCCGCGGCATCCATCGCTTGAAAGATCACGAGCAGCGACCAAGTATCGGAAGCGTACAGCAGGTTCTGCGCTTCGGCCAAATCCTTGATCCCTTCCGCCAACAAACTTTCGGCGTACCGCTTTCGTTCCTCTTCGGGAACTTTTCCGTCGCCGTTCCAAGCAGGGTCGAAATCCTTGAGCTTGAACTTATCGTTCGTCGGAACGCGAAACCGCGAGAGCTGGTCTTGGAAGTGAATCATAAGTAAGTAGAAGT
This window of the Planctomycetia bacterium genome carries:
- a CDS encoding polyphosphate kinase 2 family protein, which encodes MIHFQDQLSRFRVPTNDKFKLKDFDPAWNGDGKVPEEERKRYAESLLAEGIKDLAEAQNLLYASDTWSLLVIFQAMDAAGKDGTIKHVLSGVNPQGCQVYSFKQPSSEELDHDFLWRCAKALPERGRIGIFNRSYYEEVLVVKVHPEYLHAQRLPESDVSTPKFWKHRYKSINNFERHLARNGTRIIKFFLNVSKEEQKRRFLERIDDPKKHWKFSPTDIAERGHWSEYMDAYDEMLHATTTKWAPWYVIPADHKWVARAAVATILTQEIKQLDLKYPEPSEAVKGALEASRQKLMGED